One Campylobacter concisus DNA window includes the following coding sequences:
- a CDS encoding putative quinol monooxygenase — MFKKLFLLAVLAAFAFGAEAKVSLQELLSTPNNKSLLKRLGRENILSSKSELGTQAIFFASAKSKPELFYVLEFYKDEAAYKKHISSAHFKKFASASAEILASKKAISVKKRAAFSKNLTPERLKDAYFHITNLSLKAKNDAKFEKIIKKYMQKSVDEGAYAQFAFSQKEAPNKWVLVEIYKDEASFESYRHSENYKAYAKERAGLIDEFDGFGLNNETSFSKVKF, encoded by the coding sequence ATGTTTAAAAAGCTATTTTTACTAGCGGTTTTGGCGGCGTTTGCCTTTGGAGCGGAGGCGAAAGTGAGCTTACAGGAGCTACTTTCAACGCCAAATAACAAGAGCTTGCTAAAGCGTCTTGGCAGGGAAAATATATTAAGCTCGAAGAGCGAGCTAGGCACGCAGGCGATCTTTTTTGCGAGCGCAAAGAGCAAGCCAGAGCTGTTTTACGTGCTTGAGTTTTACAAGGACGAGGCGGCTTATAAAAAGCATATAAGCTCGGCGCATTTTAAGAAATTTGCAAGCGCAAGCGCTGAAATTTTAGCTAGTAAAAAGGCTATCAGCGTGAAAAAAAGGGCTGCGTTTTCTAAAAATTTAACGCCAGAGCGCCTAAAAGATGCCTACTTTCACATCACAAATTTAAGCCTTAAGGCAAAGAACGATGCGAAATTTGAAAAGATCATCAAAAAATATATGCAAAAAAGCGTAGATGAGGGTGCTTACGCGCAGTTTGCCTTCAGTCAAAAAGAGGCACCTAACAAATGGGTGCTGGTTGAAATTTACAAAGACGAAGCTAGCTTTGAGAGCTACCGCCACAGCGAAAACTACAAAGCCTACGCCAAAGAGCGAGCAGGGCTAATAGACGAATTTGACGGCTTTGGTCTTAATAATGAGACCTCATTTAGCAAGGTAAAATTTTAG
- a CDS encoding pseudouridine synthase family protein has translation MPYVNKFIATADHQKAYEILLKNGFNMSQTQRLIDKGRLICEGSVVSEKNAILCGDVFLIDYEAKPKGLKPIFECESFAVFDKPSGVLSHPNGRHCDYSLNDEIYTLFGRDASVAHRLDFETSGVIVVGKDRNSTIKLKKIFENREVFKSYVAMVQGRVEREFTIDAKMDLAKNYDDVKMRMQICENGKSAVTKILPIKYFDDIDTTLVQAIPLTGRQHQIRLHLFHVKHKILGEPLYGLSRLQIEKILDKEMSERERINLTGAKRLLLHSDEISFKFDEIFYTIKSKFDAESEFYKFAKEANNQNI, from the coding sequence TTGCCCTATGTAAATAAATTTATCGCCACTGCAGATCATCAAAAAGCTTACGAAATTTTACTGAAAAATGGCTTTAACATGAGCCAAACTCAACGCCTCATCGATAAAGGCAGGCTGATATGCGAAGGCAGTGTCGTGAGCGAGAAAAATGCCATTTTGTGTGGCGATGTCTTTTTGATCGACTATGAGGCCAAACCAAAGGGACTAAAGCCGATCTTTGAGTGCGAGAGCTTTGCGGTATTTGACAAGCCAAGCGGTGTGCTGAGCCACCCAAATGGCAGGCACTGCGACTACTCTCTAAATGATGAAATTTACACACTTTTTGGGCGAGATGCGAGCGTGGCACATAGGCTAGACTTTGAAACAAGTGGTGTGATAGTCGTGGGAAAAGATAGAAATTCTACGATAAAACTAAAGAAAATTTTTGAAAACAGAGAGGTTTTTAAAAGCTACGTCGCGATGGTGCAGGGCAGGGTCGAGCGAGAATTTACGATCGATGCTAAGATGGATCTGGCAAAAAACTACGACGATGTAAAAATGCGAATGCAAATTTGTGAAAATGGAAAAAGTGCGGTGACTAAAATTTTGCCTATAAAGTATTTTGACGATATCGATACGACTTTGGTTCAAGCTATCCCACTCACTGGTAGGCAACATCAAATTCGTTTGCATTTGTTTCATGTGAAACACAAGATCCTTGGCGAACCACTTTATGGTTTGTCACGTCTGCAGATCGAGAAAATTTTAGACAAAGAGATGAGCGAGCGTGAACGGATAAATTTAACTGGAGCAAAGAGGCTTTTGCTTCACTCGGATGAAATTTCATTTAAATTTGATGAAATTTTTTACACCATAAAAAGCAAATTTGACGCCGAAAGTGAGTTTTATAAATTTGCAAAAGAAGCAAACAATCAAAATATTTAA
- a CDS encoding NAD(P)H-binding protein, translated as MKKVALIAGASGAVGSEILKDLCESEHYSKVVALVRHELEFTHEKLEVKIVNFDDFKDEVPFIADELFCALGTTMKAAKHKEQFYKVDVTYPINFAKFGLECGAKRFVLLSAAGANRKSGSFYLKAKGQAEAKIKELGYSSFHIARLPLIEAERKEFRLGEYLAAKAFKFIPKGFFDEYRPMKAADIAKVIVEVAQDDHSEGVKIYSPVEFTK; from the coding sequence ATGAAAAAAGTCGCCCTTATAGCAGGAGCCAGCGGCGCTGTAGGAAGTGAAATTTTAAAAGATTTATGCGAGAGTGAGCACTATAGCAAGGTGGTCGCTCTCGTTAGGCATGAGCTAGAATTTACCCATGAAAAGCTTGAAGTAAAGATAGTAAATTTTGATGATTTTAAAGATGAGGTGCCATTTATCGCTGATGAGCTATTTTGCGCGCTTGGCACGACGATGAAGGCGGCAAAGCACAAAGAGCAGTTTTACAAAGTCGATGTGACCTATCCGATAAATTTCGCCAAATTTGGCTTGGAGTGCGGTGCAAAACGCTTTGTCTTGCTCTCGGCTGCAGGGGCAAACAGAAAGTCAGGCTCGTTTTACCTAAAGGCAAAAGGTCAAGCAGAAGCAAAGATAAAAGAGCTTGGATATAGCTCATTTCATATCGCTAGGCTGCCACTTATCGAAGCTGAGAGAAAGGAATTTAGACTTGGCGAGTATTTGGCGGCAAAAGCATTTAAATTTATCCCAAAAGGCTTTTTTGACGAGTATCGTCCGATGAAGGCAGCTGATATCGCTAAAGTGATCGTGGAAGTAGCGCAAGATGACCACAGCGAAGGTGTCAAAATTTATAGCCCGGTGGAGTTTACAAAATGA
- a CDS encoding iron-containing alcohol dehydrogenase: MQNFSFLNPTKIEFGKDKEQNIGKYMKEFGAKKTLIIYGSDRIMQNGLFDVATKSLSANGIEFCKIGGVKSNPVLSKVNEAINLAKKQGVDSVLAIGGGSVLDTAKAVAAGVKYNGDVWDFFTGKCPKEALMIFDIITLAATGSEMNGGAVVTNEATKEKFAMHGACLYPKVSVVNPLLQASVSKEYLVYSASDIIAHSIEGYFTASVQPEIINLYIEANIKTVMKTTEILLKEPENYGARSEFAWAATMALNGLTYVGTAGYSYPNHMIEHAIGAVVDCAHGAGLSVVMPAWMKWYKNKNLKAFKRFGKEIFGVDDADEAIKKLKEWFSKIGTPTSLIEIGVDESNLDEIMALVYDYAKGRGLEQIYTKEAISEIFALAR; the protein is encoded by the coding sequence ATGCAAAATTTCAGCTTTTTAAACCCTACTAAAATAGAATTTGGCAAAGACAAAGAGCAAAACATCGGCAAATATATGAAAGAATTTGGCGCAAAAAAGACGCTCATCATCTATGGCAGCGACAGGATCATGCAAAACGGACTTTTTGACGTTGCCACAAAGAGCCTAAGCGCAAATGGCATCGAGTTTTGCAAGATAGGTGGCGTGAAGTCAAACCCAGTGCTAAGCAAGGTAAATGAGGCTATAAATTTAGCTAAAAAGCAAGGCGTCGATAGCGTGCTAGCCATAGGCGGCGGCTCGGTGCTTGACACGGCCAAGGCAGTGGCTGCAGGAGTTAAATATAACGGCGATGTTTGGGACTTTTTTACTGGCAAATGCCCAAAAGAGGCGCTTATGATCTTTGACATCATAACGCTTGCTGCAACTGGCTCAGAGATGAACGGTGGCGCAGTCGTCACAAACGAAGCCACAAAAGAGAAATTTGCCATGCACGGCGCTTGTCTTTACCCAAAAGTATCGGTGGTAAATCCGCTTCTTCAAGCAAGCGTTAGCAAGGAGTACTTGGTCTATTCAGCTTCTGACATCATCGCTCACAGCATCGAGGGCTACTTTACGGCGAGCGTTCAGCCTGAGATCATAAATTTATACATCGAAGCAAACATCAAAACCGTCATGAAAACGACTGAAATTTTACTAAAAGAGCCAGAAAACTATGGCGCTAGAAGCGAGTTTGCCTGGGCTGCTACGATGGCGCTAAATGGCTTAACTTACGTTGGCACGGCTGGCTACTCATATCCAAACCACATGATCGAGCACGCCATAGGTGCGGTGGTTGATTGCGCGCACGGAGCTGGGCTAAGTGTGGTGATGCCAGCTTGGATGAAGTGGTATAAAAATAAAAACTTAAAGGCATTTAAGCGCTTTGGCAAAGAAATTTTTGGCGTGGATGACGCAGACGAGGCTATTAAAAAGCTAAAAGAGTGGTTTAGCAAGATCGGCACACCAACAAGCCTCATAGAAATCGGCGTTGATGAGTCAAATTTAGACGAGATCATGGCGCTAGTTTATGACTACGCCAAGGGCAGGGGCTTGGAACAAATTTATACAAAAGAGGCCATAAGCGAAATTTTTGCCTTAGCGAGATAG
- a CDS encoding ribonucleoside-diphosphate reductase subunit alpha, with product MKVIKRNGRTEELDISKIKKYTNEAVLGLSNVSLSELEVDAKIQFRDMITTEEIQQTLIKTAVDKIDIDRPNWTFVAARLFLFDLYHKVTGFNGYNHLKDYLAKGEKVGRIIPGLKEKYDLEDLNAYIKPERDLQFAYLGIKTLYDRYLIKDKSGMPIELPQHMFMAIAMFLAQNELDSQGWAKKFYDLISKFEVMLATPTLSNARTTRHQLSSCYVGSTPDNIEGIFDSYKEMALLSKFGGGIGWDWSKVRAMGGSIDGHKNAAGGIIPFLKVTNDIAVAVDQLGTRKGAIAVYIEPWHMDVSDFLDLRKNSGEERRRAHELFPALWINDLFMKRVKENGRWSLFDPAQVSDLCDLYGEEFEKRYLEYENDENIQKNTILAKELWKKILTSYFETGMPFLCFKDNANKANPNDHEGIIRSSNLCTEIFQNTAPNYYKIKITYEDGGEELFDEEEDVTVDSGITKKAKKLSALDSLKGKQIFIVEKESIEGKTAVCNLASINLSKINSKEDIERVVPIAIRMLDNVIDLNFYPHKKVKHTNLASRSIGLGVMGEAQMLAEKNVKWGSYEHLALIDSIMENISYNAIYASSNLAVEKGIYPKFEGSKWSKGIMPIDTANENAKALLNDKGGLFDENVCDWDKLREKVKRDGMRNGYLMAIAPTSSISILVGTTQTIEPVYKRKWFEHNLSGMIPNVVPNLSPDTWQFYTPAYELDQRILIKAGAIRQKWIDQGQSLNIFMSLDKASGGYLSEIYTLAWELGLKSTYYLRSESPDSEKLNDVADRSIECEGCQ from the coding sequence TTGAAAGTTATAAAACGTAATGGCAGAACAGAAGAGCTTGATATCAGCAAGATCAAAAAATACACAAACGAAGCGGTCCTAGGCCTTAGCAACGTAAGTCTTAGCGAGCTTGAGGTAGATGCAAAAATTCAGTTTAGAGATATGATAACGACTGAGGAAATTCAGCAAACTCTTATAAAAACAGCAGTTGATAAGATCGACATCGACCGCCCAAACTGGACATTTGTCGCTGCGAGGCTATTTTTGTTCGACCTTTATCACAAAGTGACTGGCTTTAACGGCTACAACCACCTAAAAGACTACCTCGCAAAGGGCGAAAAGGTAGGCCGCATCATCCCTGGGCTAAAAGAGAAGTACGACTTAGAGGATCTAAACGCCTACATCAAGCCTGAGCGCGACCTTCAGTTTGCATACCTTGGTATCAAGACGCTTTATGATCGCTACCTCATCAAAGACAAGAGCGGTATGCCTATCGAGCTGCCACAGCACATGTTTATGGCGATCGCGATGTTTCTTGCGCAAAACGAGCTAGATAGTCAAGGCTGGGCAAAGAAATTTTACGACCTTATCTCTAAATTTGAAGTGATGCTAGCCACCCCAACGCTCTCAAACGCAAGGACTACACGCCACCAGTTAAGCAGCTGTTACGTAGGCAGTACGCCTGATAATATTGAGGGCATTTTTGATAGCTACAAAGAGATGGCGCTACTTTCAAAATTTGGCGGCGGTATCGGCTGGGACTGGAGCAAGGTGCGTGCGATGGGTGGCAGTATCGACGGACACAAAAACGCAGCTGGCGGTATCATCCCATTTTTAAAAGTGACAAACGACATCGCAGTAGCGGTCGATCAGCTAGGCACTAGAAAGGGCGCGATCGCTGTTTATATCGAGCCTTGGCACATGGACGTGAGCGATTTTCTCGATCTTCGTAAAAACTCAGGCGAAGAGAGACGCCGCGCGCATGAGCTTTTCCCTGCACTTTGGATAAACGACCTATTTATGAAGCGTGTCAAAGAAAATGGCCGCTGGAGCCTCTTTGACCCAGCTCAAGTAAGCGACCTTTGCGACCTTTATGGCGAGGAGTTTGAGAAGAGATATTTAGAGTATGAAAACGACGAAAATATCCAGAAAAACACCATCCTTGCAAAAGAGCTTTGGAAGAAAATTTTAACTAGCTATTTTGAAACGGGCATGCCATTTTTATGCTTCAAAGACAATGCCAACAAAGCAAATCCAAACGACCACGAGGGCATCATCAGAAGCTCAAATTTATGTACCGAAATTTTCCAAAACACAGCGCCAAACTACTATAAGATCAAGATTACTTATGAAGACGGCGGCGAGGAGCTATTTGACGAAGAAGAAGACGTCACGGTCGATAGTGGCATAACTAAAAAAGCCAAAAAGCTTAGCGCGCTTGATAGCCTAAAAGGCAAGCAAATTTTCATCGTAGAAAAAGAGAGTATCGAGGGTAAAACGGCAGTTTGCAACCTTGCAAGTATAAATTTAAGCAAGATAAACAGCAAAGAGGACATCGAGCGTGTCGTGCCGATAGCTATTAGGATGCTTGATAACGTTATAGATCTAAATTTCTACCCACACAAAAAGGTAAAACACACAAACCTTGCTTCTCGCTCGATCGGCCTTGGCGTCATGGGCGAGGCGCAAATGCTAGCTGAGAAAAACGTAAAATGGGGCAGCTATGAGCACTTGGCGCTCATTGATAGCATAATGGAAAACATAAGCTACAACGCCATCTACGCTAGCTCAAATTTAGCCGTAGAAAAGGGCATCTATCCAAAATTTGAAGGCTCAAAATGGAGCAAAGGCATCATGCCGATAGACACTGCAAACGAGAACGCAAAGGCGCTTTTAAACGACAAAGGCGGGCTATTTGACGAAAATGTCTGCGACTGGGACAAGCTAAGAGAAAAAGTCAAGCGTGATGGCATGAGAAATGGCTACCTAATGGCGATCGCTCCAACTAGCTCGATCTCGATCCTTGTTGGCACCACTCAGACCATCGAGCCAGTCTATAAGCGCAAGTGGTTTGAGCACAATCTAAGCGGTATGATCCCAAATGTCGTGCCAAATTTAAGCCCTGATACTTGGCAGTTTTACACGCCAGCTTACGAGCTTGATCAAAGAATTCTTATAAAAGCAGGCGCTATCCGCCAAAAATGGATCGATCAAGGTCAAAGTCTAAATATCTTCATGAGCTTAGACAAAGCAAGTGGCGGATATCTAAGTGAAATTTACACGCTTGCATGGGAGCTTGGACTAAAATCAACTTATTATCTACGCTCTGAGTCACCAGATAGCGAAAAACTAAACGACGTAGCTGACCGTTCGATCGAGTGTGAGGGATGTCAGTAG
- a CDS encoding anaerobic ribonucleoside-triphosphate reductase activating protein — MQKVFSITPFTTLDYPDKVAAVIWFAGCNMRCGYCYNIEVVKSNGTISFSEVCDFLDRRVGKLNGIVFSGGECTAHPLFLRLAREVKARGFSLKVDTNGSHPSVIKEAIDEGLIDYIALDFKAPKEKFIGITGSNLYEKFAATLRYLLEINFKFEVRTTVHADLLSEKDISEMSELLFELGYRGDYFLQKFFNTGENFGGLGDPKNSFDPDKITSKLPIRLRNF; from the coding sequence TTGCAAAAAGTCTTTAGTATAACGCCATTTACGACGCTTGACTACCCAGACAAAGTGGCAGCTGTCATTTGGTTTGCAGGGTGTAATATGCGCTGTGGATACTGCTACAACATCGAGGTTGTAAAGTCAAATGGCACTATAAGCTTTAGCGAAGTTTGCGACTTTTTAGACCGCAGGGTCGGCAAGCTAAATGGCATCGTCTTTAGCGGTGGCGAATGCACAGCACACCCTCTTTTTTTAAGGCTAGCACGCGAGGTCAAGGCGCGCGGCTTTAGTTTAAAGGTCGATACTAACGGCTCACATCCTAGTGTTATAAAAGAGGCGATAGATGAGGGGCTGATCGACTACATCGCGCTTGATTTTAAAGCTCCAAAAGAGAAATTTATAGGCATCACTGGCTCAAATTTATATGAGAAATTTGCCGCCACGCTTAGATACCTGCTTGAGATAAATTTTAAATTTGAAGTTAGAACGACCGTGCATGCGGACTTGCTAAGCGAAAAGGATATCTCTGAGATGTCTGAGCTACTTTTCGAGCTTGGGTATAGAGGGGATTATTTCTTACAAAAATTCTTTAACACTGGCGAAAATTTTGGAGGCTTAGGCGATCCAAAAAATAGCTTCGATCCAGACAAAATCACATCAAAACTACCTATCAGACTAAGAAATTTCTAA
- a CDS encoding subtype B tannase gives MKCVRVAILGVCLVGACFGGELKFDEKKFELKSVQVGERTLKFRAYEGIVYVAKPASDYEVLNFYVPEGKFSDQKGAIFMSNAIGGYMSAKPQKPEVQNEKPNVTLEALLRGYVVASVGARGRTLKDGEKFIGKAPAVIVDLKAAVRYLKFNDKFMSGDANKIISNGTSAGGAMSALLGTSANAKEYEPYLKELGAAKADDQIYAVSAYCPVTNLEHEDEAYEWMFGDLDKFERIDFTSLDASTFNDRSKKPKTITGELNSTQKELSRELKSKFPAYLNSLNLKDAKGHALSLDENGEGSFKEYINALISKAFTATKSSDKSTLTPKFITLDTQGCSLGYTFKLEDFIASLKRAKAVVAFDGLALENPENDLFGDSKTSAKHFTKFAKERSGGEMADASVIKMMNAMNYTKSKEAAKFYRIRQGTNDTDLALAVPAMLALSLKNAGKEVDFEAVWGQGHGGDYELDELFAWIKRVEQR, from the coding sequence ATGAAATGCGTTAGAGTTGCTATTTTAGGGGTTTGTTTGGTAGGCGCTTGCTTTGGCGGCGAGCTTAAATTTGATGAAAAGAAATTTGAGCTAAAAAGCGTGCAAGTTGGCGAGAGGACGCTTAAATTTAGAGCTTATGAGGGCATAGTCTATGTGGCAAAGCCAGCTAGCGACTATGAGGTGCTAAATTTTTATGTGCCAGAGGGGAAATTTAGCGACCAAAAAGGGGCTATCTTTATGTCAAACGCGATCGGTGGCTACATGAGCGCAAAGCCTCAAAAGCCAGAAGTCCAAAACGAAAAACCAAATGTCACCCTCGAAGCGCTTCTTAGAGGATACGTCGTGGCAAGCGTTGGCGCTAGGGGCAGGACGCTAAAGGATGGCGAGAAATTTATCGGCAAAGCGCCAGCTGTGATAGTCGATCTAAAAGCGGCCGTTAGATATCTTAAATTTAACGACAAATTTATGTCAGGAGACGCAAATAAGATCATCTCAAACGGCACGAGTGCAGGCGGCGCGATGTCAGCACTTCTTGGCACTAGCGCAAATGCAAAAGAGTATGAGCCATATCTTAAAGAGCTAGGCGCTGCAAAGGCGGATGATCAAATTTATGCCGTCTCAGCCTACTGCCCTGTTACAAATTTAGAGCATGAGGACGAGGCGTATGAGTGGATGTTTGGGGATTTGGACAAATTTGAAAGGATTGATTTTACAAGTCTTGATGCGAGCACTTTTAACGATAGAAGCAAAAAGCCAAAGACTATCACAGGCGAGCTAAACTCCACGCAAAAAGAGCTCTCACGCGAGCTAAAGAGTAAATTCCCAGCCTATCTAAACTCGCTAAATTTAAAAGACGCCAAAGGCCACGCACTAAGCCTTGATGAAAATGGCGAGGGCAGCTTTAAAGAGTATATAAACGCCCTCATCTCAAAGGCATTTACCGCTACAAAAAGTAGCGACAAAAGCACGCTCACGCCTAAATTTATAACTCTTGACACGCAGGGCTGCTCGCTTGGATATACATTTAAGCTTGAAGACTTTATCGCCTCGCTAAAACGTGCTAAAGCGGTGGTTGCCTTTGACGGACTTGCGCTAGAAAATCCTGAAAACGACCTCTTTGGCGATAGTAAAACGTCTGCAAAGCACTTTACTAAATTTGCAAAAGAGCGAAGCGGCGGCGAGATGGCGGATGCTAGCGTCATAAAGATGATGAATGCGATGAACTACACTAAAAGCAAAGAGGCGGCGAAATTTTACCGCATAAGGCAGGGCACAAATGATACCGATCTAGCCCTTGCCGTGCCTGCTATGCTAGCACTCTCGCTTAAAAATGCTGGCAAAGAGGTTGATTTTGAAGCGGTCTGGGGGCAAGGACACGGCGGCGACTACGAGTTAGACGAGCTTTTTGCTTGGATAAAAAGAGTTGAGCAGAGATAA
- the purB gene encoding adenylosuccinate lyase — MVERYSRKEMAEKWSIQAKYDAWLKVEKAAVKAWNKLGFISDSDCDKICKNAKFEVARIDEIEKTTKHDVIAFLTSVSESLGEESRFVHYGMTSSDCIDTAVALQMKESLELIISDVEEFMRAVKNRANEHKHTLMVGRSHGIHGEPITFGLVLAIWYDEIARALKLIKDAKDTISYGKLSGAMGNLAHAPMEFEELTCEELGLKAAPASNQVIQRDRYAHVVSAIAILASTCEKIAVAIRHYQRTEVYEAEEYFSPGQKGSSAMPHKRNPVLSENITGLCRVLRSYVTPSLENVALWHERDISHSSVERFILPDMFITADFMLVRIKNLVANLVVYPENMMKNLNLTGGLVFSQRVLLQLPQRGISREDAYKIVQRNAMKVWADLQEGKKAIDEQGHSLFLQNLLNDEDLTKSLSKDEIKECFDYNYYTKNVDKIFARVFGK, encoded by the coding sequence ATGGTCGAAAGATACTCACGCAAAGAGATGGCTGAAAAGTGGAGCATACAAGCAAAATACGACGCTTGGCTCAAGGTAGAAAAAGCTGCCGTTAAAGCTTGGAATAAGCTTGGCTTCATAAGTGATAGCGACTGCGATAAAATTTGCAAAAATGCTAAATTTGAAGTAGCTCGCATCGACGAGATAGAAAAGACGACAAAGCACGACGTCATCGCATTTTTAACAAGCGTCAGCGAGAGCCTTGGCGAGGAGAGCAGGTTCGTACACTACGGCATGACCTCAAGCGACTGCATCGACACAGCCGTTGCACTTCAGATGAAAGAGAGCCTAGAGCTCATCATCAGCGACGTAGAGGAGTTTATGCGGGCAGTCAAAAACAGAGCAAACGAGCACAAGCACACGCTCATGGTCGGCAGAAGCCACGGCATCCACGGCGAACCGATAACTTTTGGCCTTGTACTTGCCATCTGGTACGACGAGATCGCAAGGGCGCTTAAGCTCATCAAAGACGCAAAAGATACGATCAGCTATGGCAAACTCTCAGGCGCCATGGGAAATTTAGCCCACGCTCCGATGGAATTTGAAGAGCTAACTTGCGAGGAGCTAGGTCTGAAAGCTGCTCCAGCCTCTAACCAAGTGATCCAGCGCGACCGCTACGCTCACGTGGTGAGCGCCATCGCTATCTTGGCTTCTACTTGCGAAAAGATCGCAGTTGCCATTAGACACTACCAAAGGACCGAAGTTTATGAGGCAGAGGAGTACTTTAGTCCAGGACAAAAGGGCTCAAGCGCGATGCCACACAAGCGCAATCCAGTCCTTAGCGAAAACATCACTGGTCTTTGCAGGGTGCTACGCTCATACGTCACGCCTTCGCTTGAAAACGTCGCCCTTTGGCACGAGCGCGACATCAGCCACAGCTCGGTTGAGAGATTTATCCTGCCAGATATGTTTATCACGGCTGATTTTATGCTAGTTCGTATCAAAAATTTGGTAGCAAATTTAGTCGTCTATCCAGAAAATATGATGAAAAATTTAAATTTAACAGGCGGCCTAGTCTTTTCTCAGCGCGTGCTTTTGCAGCTGCCACAGCGTGGGATTTCTAGAGAGGACGCCTACAAGATCGTTCAGCGCAACGCCATGAAGGTCTGGGCGGACTTGCAAGAGGGCAAAAAAGCGATAGACGAGCAAGGTCACAGCCTATTTTTACAAAATTTACTAAACGACGAGGACCTAACTAAGAGCCTTAGCAAAGATGAGATCAAAGAGTGCTTTGACTACAACTACTACACCAAAAATGTAGATAAAATTTTCGCCAGAGTTTTTGGCAAATAA
- a CDS encoding SDR family NAD(P)-dependent oxidoreductase has product MKKYIVITGASSGIGAAVAKAFARRGENLILIARRGELLEELKSEIAKFANVDVVIELCDLSKQENALLLWQKLEKFELKALINNAGFGDYNKVGEQNLDKITQMINLNIISLVTLSTLFTKKYKDKDTQLINISSIGGYKIVPNAVTYCASKFFVSAFSEGLYHELAQDKQAKMQAKVLAPAATKTEFGMVATSKESYDYDKAFKKYHTSEQMAEFLLRLYDSEYCVGSVDRDSFEFSLHQPKFDYAIKYKPKDN; this is encoded by the coding sequence ATGAAAAAATATATAGTGATCACTGGAGCAAGCTCAGGCATAGGAGCTGCCGTGGCAAAGGCATTTGCAAGGCGTGGGGAGAATTTGATCCTTATCGCAAGACGTGGCGAGCTTTTAGAGGAGCTAAAAAGCGAGATAGCTAAATTTGCAAATGTCGATGTGGTTATAGAGCTTTGCGACCTTTCAAAGCAAGAAAATGCCCTCTTGCTTTGGCAAAAATTAGAAAAATTTGAGCTAAAAGCGCTTATAAACAACGCTGGCTTTGGCGACTATAACAAGGTCGGCGAGCAAAATTTAGACAAGATCACGCAGATGATAAATTTAAACATCATCTCACTTGTCACGCTCTCAACGCTCTTTACTAAAAAATATAAAGACAAAGATACGCAGCTTATAAACATCTCTTCGATAGGCGGCTACAAAATCGTGCCAAATGCCGTCACATACTGCGCTAGTAAATTTTTCGTAAGTGCCTTTAGTGAGGGACTTTACCACGAGCTAGCACAGGACAAGCAGGCAAAGATGCAGGCAAAAGTGCTGGCCCCAGCTGCCACAAAGACAGAATTTGGCATGGTGGCAACTAGCAAAGAGAGCTACGACTACGACAAGGCGTTTAAAAAGTATCACACGAGCGAGCAGATGGCGGAGTTTTTGCTACGCCTTTATGATAGTGAGTATTGCGTTGGTTCGGTGGATAGAGATAGCTTTGAGTTTTCACTGCACCAGCCTAAATTTGACTATGCGATCAAGTATAAGCCAAAAGATAACTAG